A region of the Flavobacteriaceae bacterium MAR_2010_188 genome:
GACTCCTTAGACCATTGGGAAATTGAAGATGATGTGGTTATGGGAGGGAAGTCCCAAGGTCAATTGTCGATAAATGATGAAGGACACGCCAAATTCACCGGTAAGGTCTCTTTAGAAAATGACGGTGGATTTTCCCAAATGCAATCAGATTTTGATAAAATCGATACTTCTAAATTTTCAAAATTTAAGATTAAGTTGAAAGGAGACGGCAAAGACTATCAATTTAGGGTTCAGGAGAAACACGACCAGAAACATGTATATAAAACCGAATTTTCCACAAGCGGCGAATGGCAAACCGTTGAATTGAACTTTAACGATTTAACGCCATCTTACCACGGTGAAGATTTAGATATCCCTAATTATTCTGGAAAATTATTAGCGCATATGGCAATCTTGATTGGTAACGGTCGCGAAGAATCTTTTGAAATGTTAGTTGATAAGATTTGGGTTGAATAATAATTTAAATGAATCCATTAATTTAATCTGAAATTCGAAAGCTTCCAGCAGAATGATTAAATAATCAAAAACTAAGAAACCTCTCCAAAGAAGAATATTATTATTAAGAACTAAAGGGCAGTATCTAATATGATAACTGCCTTTCTTCAAATATTTCTATTTTACATAATATAAATTATAGGGCAAAATGTACTATATGAGTAAAATAGCGAATAGAACTTTTGGGTTTTATTTTACATAGTTGCAGATATAAAGTCTTTAGATTTATATCGATAGCAATTATGTAATAGCTTTTTTTACGACCGAAGGCTATTAAAGGAACTACAGAACCTGTGTCATTCAACTATTCAGCGGTTTGCTTCGTAGCATTTATAAAACATTTGTATCTATAATTAGCGGTTATTAAAATTACTCAGTAAGTAGTTATCTGAAATTTTTGACCTCGTCATTACAAATCAAAGATTTGTTATTGCCAAGCGCTCGATTACTTTATAACATAAATGTGAAGCATTCACGAGTTCAAATAAAAAATAATAGAAATGCACGAGTAATTATACATCGCTTGCCAGCGCATTTAAAAAGCTAGTTTTAGTTTGTTATTGAAAATTTAACGTCTTTGAGTATTTGTGCGTTATATTTTTTTCTACGCGATTCTCGTAAGCTTGCCATAAGAGCTTAAATTTTAAAAAAATAAAATTTCAAGCACTTATTCTATTCTCGTTACTATTTAATCTTTTTTAATTTTAACTACTAATATTATGTAAAATAAAATTTGAAGATTTAAACTACTTAAGTTTTGATTATATCTTTTTTTCTTGATAAAAAAAGAAACAAAAAAATCAAGACTGCATAAACTTTTGGAAACAATTACGCCTCGTTATGCTATATTTTAGGAAACATCGAAACTCATTAAGATTGTATTGAAGTTATTGTATACTCTCAACTCTTAAGAAACTGTATTACTAGATCCCTAAAATATGGACGCTCTACTCACCTATTGTTTTACCAGAATTTTATGAGGTCAGTTTGCCAACGCACTATCTGGGTAAAACTTAATATGTTAAAATTATTATAATTCTTTTAGTTCTTTAGTTTGAGAACTAAAAGAATTATATATTTGTACTCGATATGGAAAACAAACTAACAGATAAACAAAAAGAACTCATTGAGAGTTTCGGAGTAGCTCAAGAAAGTATGGGATTGTCTCCTGCATCTGCAAGAATCAACGCATTGTTGACCATTGCCGATACTGTAGAACTGACCTTTGACGAAATTCGTGAAGCTTTGGAATTAAGTAAAAGTGCAACAAGTAACGCCCTTAATAATCTTTTGATGCTGAAACGTATTGGCTACAAAACCAAACCAGGTGACCGCAAACGCTATTTTTATTCAAAAATGGGCCAGTGGCAAAATGCTTTTATGGACAGTATGAGCGGTTTGACAGGTTACAATGAATTACTTAAAAACATTTTAAGCAATCGAACAAAAGACAGCAAAGAGTTCAATGCCCAACTAAAAGAGTTGACTGAATTTATAGATTATTATCAAAAAGAGAGTATTAAAATCATTAAAAACTGGAAGAAATAAAGTACACTATTTTTTTATCTTCGCTGGTTCTATTTATTCTGAACTAACTAATTTTAAGCAAACTAAAAGAAATGATTAAATTTATAATTGCCTTTGCCATTTTTATCACAAGTGTGGTAACAACTACGCTTTCCGCACAAAACGACGTGATCCAATTCAACACTATTGAAGAAACTATCAACTATGCGATTGAGAACAACAACAACCTAGAGAGCGCTAAGATTGACCAAGAAATTATTCAGACGCAGATTGCTGAAGTTAAAGGCCGTGCATTACCACAAATTAATGGAAGTGCTGGTTTTACAGATAATTTCTCTTTACAAGAACAAATACTTCCTGCAGAAATCTTTGGAGGAGAACCTGGCACTACGCTTTCTGTTGCTTTTGGCAATCGCTACCAATACACAGCTGGCGTGAATGTCCAACAACAATTACTAAATTTTCAATTGTTTAGTTCTATAAAGTCTACTTCAGCTTTAGCTGAGTTGAGAAACTTACAAACACTCGTAACAACACAAGACTTGATTGTAAATGTTATTCAAACATATATTCAGATTCAAGTATCTGAAAAACAAATTGAACTCTTACAACAAAATTATGACCGTACAGATAACTTAATTGACCTCTCGGATGCGAAATATAAAGAAGGTATCATCAAAAAGTTAGACCTAAACCAGTTATTAGTTAATCGTTCGAACTTAAAAACTCAAATTGAAGATGCTGAATTTGGTAGAAATCAACAAGCACGTCTTTTTAAAGTTTTGCTTCAAATTCCAATGACTACGGATGTTGTTCTAAATGAAAAATTAGAAGATAGAGCACCATATTCTTTAGTAACCGAATTACTCTTAGATTCTAACCTAGAATATCAACAATTAGACAAATCTTTAGAACTTTCTATTATTGACCAGAAACTAATTAAGGCTGAATATTTACCAACTTTAAGTGCCAATTTTGGGTATAACTATTTAGGGCAATCTAATGAACTAGCAGATTTTGACACGAGTGTTTATCAAGGACAATGGAATGGAAACTGGGGACTTTCAGCAAGTATTCCAATCTTCGATGGTTTTCAACGTCGCAATCGCTTAAAACAAAAAGAATTTGCGACGGAACAATTAGAACTTGACAGAGAATCACTAAAACTAAATATAGAAAAAGATTTTGACGATGCAAAAGAACAATTGCTTTTAAGTAATTCTCAAATAGAAAGTCAAGAATCTAATATGAGTCTTGCTCAAGAAAACTATGATGGTATTAAAACATCATATAACGAAGGTGTTGCAAACTTAACTGAATTATTAGATTCAGAATTTGCATTACGACAAGCACAATCTAATTATCTAAATGCATTACTGCAATCTAAAGTAGCCGAGGTTACATTATTAAAATCAAGCGGAACACTCTCTCAACTAATTGCCAATCCAACATTAAATAACTAATCTATTACAGTTTAAATATTCATAAAATGAAAACTAAAAATATCATCATTATCGGAGTAATTCTTCTAGTAGGCGCTATCGGTTATACTTTATTCAATAATAAAAAAGAAATGACCGAGAAAGCCGCAACGGTGCCCGAAGAATTTGCAATACCTATTCAAACATCTACAGTTGGCGAAAAAACCGTTTCAAACGGATTGATTGCCACAGGCGAGTTCAAAGGCTGGGAAGAAGCAAT
Encoded here:
- a CDS encoding Complex I intermediate-associated protein 30 (CIA30) — encoded protein: MNTEKTLYDFKKNDSLDHWEIEDDVVMGGKSQGQLSINDEGHAKFTGKVSLENDGGFSQMQSDFDKIDTSKFSKFKIKLKGDGKDYQFRVQEKHDQKHVYKTEFSTSGEWQTVELNFNDLTPSYHGEDLDIPNYSGKLLAHMAILIGNGREESFEMLVDKIWVE
- a CDS encoding Outer membrane protein TolC, which encodes MIKFIIAFAIFITSVVTTTLSAQNDVIQFNTIEETINYAIENNNNLESAKIDQEIIQTQIAEVKGRALPQINGSAGFTDNFSLQEQILPAEIFGGEPGTTLSVAFGNRYQYTAGVNVQQQLLNFQLFSSIKSTSALAELRNLQTLVTTQDLIVNVIQTYIQIQVSEKQIELLQQNYDRTDNLIDLSDAKYKEGIIKKLDLNQLLVNRSNLKTQIEDAEFGRNQQARLFKVLLQIPMTTDVVLNEKLEDRAPYSLVTELLLDSNLEYQQLDKSLELSIIDQKLIKAEYLPTLSANFGYNYLGQSNELADFDTSVYQGQWNGNWGLSASIPIFDGFQRRNRLKQKEFATEQLELDRESLKLNIEKDFDDAKEQLLLSNSQIESQESNMSLAQENYDGIKTSYNEGVANLTELLDSEFALRQAQSNYLNALLQSKVAEVTLLKSSGTLSQLIANPTLNN